The genomic interval CAACCGCCCGCTGCGGGAGAAAAACGTGATCTATTGATCCGGCCCCTGTGAACTTGCATCAAGCTGCATAGCGAACAGGGCCGTGCTCGAAATACTTGCGAATTCGTTCGGGCTGGCGTTGCACGCTGCGTAAGTGCTTTGCGGCGGCCTTCACCAATTGCAGCTTCGTGCGCGCCGGCGCCTGCTTGGTTACCGCCTGCTTGATGTCCGCATTGGCCATCTCATCCGGGTTCAACTCCGGGCTGTAGCTCGGTAGGTAGAACACCTCGATGGCATCGGCATGCTCTGCCAGCCAGGCCTTGACATGCCTGGCGTGATGCACCCGCAGGTTGTCCAGGATCAGAAATAGCTTTCTGGTCTGTCCCTTGATCAGGCGGCGCAGAAAGTCGATCAGGATCGTGGTGTTGAGCGCGCCGTCAAAAATGCGCCAGCGCATCTGCCCCTTGTTGGTGACGGTAGAGATGACAGACAGGCCGTGGCGCTTGTTGTTGACCCGCACCACCGGCGTCTGGCCCTTGGGCGCGAAACCTCGGCCGCGCACGTCGTCGCTGCGCAGCCCGCTCTCGTCGCCCCAATGAATCTCCGCCCCTTCGGCCTTGGCGCGCGCGGCGATGGCGGGGTAGTCCTCATCGAGCCATTTCTTGACCGCCGCCGGTGACTGCTCGTAGGCCTTCTTCATCGGTTTTTGCGGTGTGAAGCCCCAGCGCGCCAGGTACTTGCCCATGGTGCGCACCTGCAATCGAATGCCAAACCGCTGCTCGATGAGTTGGGCCACTGCAGCGCGGCTCCACAGCGCGTAGGGCATCTTCAGCTGATCGGGTGTCTTGTCGGCAATGAGCTTGCGAACCTGGCCCTCCTGCGCGGCATCGAGCAAGCGGTTTTCTCCCACCTTGCGACCTCCGATGGTGTCGTGCAAGGCCTTGGCGCCCAGCGCTTCATGGCGCTTGCAGATGTTGAAGACGCCCGTGCGGCTCAGGCCGGTGAGTACGGCGATTTCCTCGTACGTGTTGCCGGCTTTGCGCAGTCGGATGACCTGCACGCGGCGCTCGTGCCGCGCTTCGCGGCTCAGCGATCTCATGTCGGTTGCTTGCATGAATCCCAGTTGAGGGTGGTGCAGAAAAATTCAAGTGGGCAAGGGCCGGATCAATAAGCCCGTCGCCAGGCTGCCGATGCGCGAACCTGCCGTGAACTACCACACGTTCGGGCTGAGCCTGTCAAAGCCTGCGCACCACATTCATCCACCCCGTCCATATCTTTGTAGTGAGTCGTCATGAACGCACCGCTTCCACTTTCCGCAAGCGCTGCGCCAGCCGCCACCTTTGCGCCCGCAGACCGCATTCGCTCCATCGGCGTGTCCGACATCGTGCGCATATCGCAGGCGGCCAACGAACTCAAGCGCCGGGGCCAGCCCGTGATCGTGCTGGGCCTGGGCGAGCCTGATTTCGACACGCCCGCCCATGTTCTGGAGGCGGCACAGCAGGCCATGGCCCAGGGCGACACCCACTACACGGCGCTCGATGGCACGCCCGCGCTGAAAGCGGCCATCCAGCTCAAGTTCCGTCGCGACAACGCGCTGGAATTCGCCACCAACGAAATCACGGTGGGTGCGGGCGCCAAGCAGGTCATCTACAACGCGCTGATGGCCAGCCTGAACCCCGGGGACGAGGTGATCCTGCCCGCGCCGTACTGGACGTCGTACGCCGACATGGTGCTGATTGCGGGCGGCGTGCCCGTGGTGGTGCCGTGCAGCGAGGCCAATGGCTTTCGCATCACTGCCCAGCAGCTGGAAGCGGCCATCACGCCGCGCACGCGCTGGGTGTTCATCAACTCGCCGTCCAACCCCAGTGGCTCGGCCTATAGCGCCGAGCAGCTGCGGCCCATTCTGGACGTGGCGCTGCGCCACCCGCAGGTGTGGGTGCTGGCCGACGACATTTACGAGCACATCCTGTACGACGGCCGGACCTTTGCCACGCCCGTGGCCGTGCTGCCCGCGCTGCGCGAGCGCACGCTCACGGTGAACGGCGTCTCCAAGTCGTATGCCATGACGGGCTGGCGCATCGGCTATGGCGCAGGCCCCAAGGCGCTGATTGCCGCGATGGCCGTGGTGCAGAGCCAGGCCACGTCGTGCCCTTCGTCCATCAGCCAGGCGGCGGCGGTGGCAGCGCTGACCGGCCCGCAGGATGTGGTGGCCGAGCGCTGCCGCGCGTTCCAGGCGCGGCGCGACGTGGTGGTGGCCGCGCTCAACGCTTCACCCGGCCTGCACTGTCGCGCCCCCGAGGGCGCGTTCTACACCTTTGCCCGCTGTGAAGGCGTGCTGGGCCGCACCACGCCGGGCGGTGCATTACTGCGCACCGACGCCGACTTTTGCGACTACCTGCTGCGCGAGTTCCACGTGGCTGTGGTGCCGGGCAGCGTGCTGGGGCTGGCGCCATACTTTCGCATCTCGTACGCTGCGTCCATGGCCGATCTGCAGGAGGCCTGCGGCCGTATCCAGCGCGCCTGCCACGCGCTGTTCTGAATTGTTTTTGAGAAGTGATTGCCCGACATGACCCACGTTTCCATTCCCTCCCGCACTGGCGGCCAGATCCTGGTCCGCCAGCTCATCACCCACGGCGTGAAGCAGCTTTTTTGCGTGCCGGGCGAGAGCTATCTGGCCGTGCTCGATGCGCTGCATGATGCCGACATCGGCGTGACCGTGTGCCGCCAGGAAGGCGGCGCCGCCATGATGGCCGAGGCGCAGGGCAAACTCACTGGCCAGCCCGGCATCTGCTTTGTGACGCGCGGGCCGGGTGCCACCAATGCGTCGGCCGGTGTGCACATTGCCCATCAGGACTCGACGCCGCTGATCCTGTTCGTGGGCCAGGTGGCACGCAACGCCAAGGGTCGCGAAGCTTTCCAGGAGCTGGACTACAGCGCCGTGTTTGGCACCATGGCCAAGTGGGTGGTGGAGATTGACGACCCCGCGCGCGTGCCCGAGCTGATCTCGCGCGCCTTCCACGTCGCCACGTCGGGCCGCCCTGGCCCGGTGGTGGTGGCGCTCCCCGAAGACATGCTGACCGAAGCCGCCGCCGTTGCCGACGCGCTGCCCTACCAGGTCACGGAAACACACCCCGGCCCCGCGCAGATGGCCGAGCTGGCCCAGCGCCTGAAGGCCGCACACCAGCCCGTGGCCATCCTGGGCGGCAGTCGCTGGTCAGAGCAGGCGGTGCAAGAGTTTGTGGCGTTTGCGCAAGCATGGTCGCTGCCGGTGTACTGCTCGTTCCGGCGGCAAATGCTGTTCCCGGCCAACCACCCGTGCTACGGCGGCGACCTGGGCCTGGGCGTGAACCCGCGCCTGCTGGCGCGCATCCGTGCGTCGGACCTGGTGCTGGTAGTGGGCGGGCGCCTGTCCGAGATCCCGTCGCAGGGCTACGAGCTGTTTGCCATTCCCAACCCCGCACAGCCGCTGGTGCATGTGCATGCCGATGCGGACGAGCTGGGCAAGCTCTACCGCCCGGCGCAGGCGATCCACGCCACGCCCCAGGCCTTTGCCGCCGCGCTGGCCAGCGTGCGCCCTGCAGCGCCGGTGGCCTGGCAGGCCCATGCCGAAATGGCGCGGTCTGAATACGTGTTGTGGAGCGACACCAACCCCATCCAGATCCCCGGCGAACTGCAGATGGGCCAGGTCATGCAGCACCTCAAATCCACCCTGCCAGCCAACACCATCTTCTGCAACGGCGCGGGCAACTTCGCCACCTGGGTGCACCGCTTTTGGCCGTTCACCACTTACGCCAGCCAGCTCGCGCCCACCAGCGGCTCCATGGGCTACGGCCTGCCCGCGGGCGTGGGCGCCAAGCGCCTGTGGCCAGAGCGCGAGGTGGTGGTGTTTGCGGGCGATGGCGACTTTCTGATGCACGGGCAGGAGTTTGCGACCGCCGTGCAATACCGCCTGCCCATCATCGTGGTGCTGCTCGATAACGCCATGTACGGGACCATCCGCATGCACCAGGAGCGCGAGTACCCCGGCCGAATCAGTGCCACGCAGCTCAAGAACCCCGACTTCAAAGCCTACGCCCAGGCCTTTGGGGGCCACGGCGAGCGGGTGGAGCGCACCGAAGACTTCGCCCCGGCGCTCGCCCGCGCGCGCGCCAGCGGCCTGCCCAGCGTGCTGCACTGCCTGATCGACCCTGAGGCGATCACGCCCACGGGCACGCTGCAGGGAATTCGGAGTGCGGCAATGGCAAAGCAGTGACGCTCTGATCAAGTCGTTTATTCATAGAGTTTATTTTTGGGTTTGAAATGAGCAATCTATGAATTTTCAGGCGGCTAGTTGACGCGTCCACTCACGCACGGCACCGGCGAGTTCCTAAAAAATATTCATAGAGTTGCATAAAGTAATAAAAAAGCTACTATCTATGAATGCCAAGACAAACCACCAGTCCTGCGGACTATCCGCAGGCCGTACTGCAGCAGATTGAGTTGCTGGGGCAGAACATTGCCATCGCCCGCAAGCGGCGTGGCGAATCACAGGCGCAATGGGCGCGGCGCTTGGGGGTGTCGCAGCCGACCATGGCGCGCATCGAGCGGGGCGATCCTTCGGTGGCCATGGCCTCGTATGTGATGTGCATGTGGCTGGTCAATCCTGCCGTAGTGGTGGCGGATCTGGTGGCGCCTCAGCGCGACCTTGCGGCGCTGGAGCGCGAGGTCACCCGCGTGCGGGGCGCACCCAAGCCCGCTCGTCCGACAGCGAAGCGCACGGCGGCCGCTGCAGCCGTGCCTTTTCCTGCCGCCAAGTCGGCCAACAACACGGCAGCAGGCCTGGCCGCGTTGCTGCATCCGGCTACACAGGGTTCGACATGACCGGGGCAGTCACCCCGCACAACTACGTACCGCAGGACCAGCTCTCCGTATGGGCTCTGGTGAACCCTGCGCGGCCCATGCTGGTGGGCGAGTTGCGCCTCTCCCAGCTGGTGGCCGAC from Acidovorax sp. FHTAMBA carries:
- a CDS encoding helix-turn-helix transcriptional regulator, with the protein product MPRQTTSPADYPQAVLQQIELLGQNIAIARKRRGESQAQWARRLGVSQPTMARIERGDPSVAMASYVMCMWLVNPAVVVADLVAPQRDLAALEREVTRVRGAPKPARPTAKRTAAAAAVPFPAAKSANNTAAGLAALLHPATQGST
- a CDS encoding pyridoxal phosphate-dependent aminotransferase, coding for MNAPLPLSASAAPAATFAPADRIRSIGVSDIVRISQAANELKRRGQPVIVLGLGEPDFDTPAHVLEAAQQAMAQGDTHYTALDGTPALKAAIQLKFRRDNALEFATNEITVGAGAKQVIYNALMASLNPGDEVILPAPYWTSYADMVLIAGGVPVVVPCSEANGFRITAQQLEAAITPRTRWVFINSPSNPSGSAYSAEQLRPILDVALRHPQVWVLADDIYEHILYDGRTFATPVAVLPALRERTLTVNGVSKSYAMTGWRIGYGAGPKALIAAMAVVQSQATSCPSSISQAAAVAALTGPQDVVAERCRAFQARRDVVVAALNASPGLHCRAPEGAFYTFARCEGVLGRTTPGGALLRTDADFCDYLLREFHVAVVPGSVLGLAPYFRISYAASMADLQEACGRIQRACHALF
- a CDS encoding IS630 family transposase, which codes for MQATDMRSLSREARHERRVQVIRLRKAGNTYEEIAVLTGLSRTGVFNICKRHEALGAKALHDTIGGRKVGENRLLDAAQEGQVRKLIADKTPDQLKMPYALWSRAAVAQLIEQRFGIRLQVRTMGKYLARWGFTPQKPMKKAYEQSPAAVKKWLDEDYPAIAARAKAEGAEIHWGDESGLRSDDVRGRGFAPKGQTPVVRVNNKRHGLSVISTVTNKGQMRWRIFDGALNTTILIDFLRRLIKGQTRKLFLILDNLRVHHARHVKAWLAEHADAIEVFYLPSYSPELNPDEMANADIKQAVTKQAPARTKLQLVKAAAKHLRSVQRQPERIRKYFEHGPVRYAA
- a CDS encoding thiamine pyrophosphate-binding protein — translated: MTHVSIPSRTGGQILVRQLITHGVKQLFCVPGESYLAVLDALHDADIGVTVCRQEGGAAMMAEAQGKLTGQPGICFVTRGPGATNASAGVHIAHQDSTPLILFVGQVARNAKGREAFQELDYSAVFGTMAKWVVEIDDPARVPELISRAFHVATSGRPGPVVVALPEDMLTEAAAVADALPYQVTETHPGPAQMAELAQRLKAAHQPVAILGGSRWSEQAVQEFVAFAQAWSLPVYCSFRRQMLFPANHPCYGGDLGLGVNPRLLARIRASDLVLVVGGRLSEIPSQGYELFAIPNPAQPLVHVHADADELGKLYRPAQAIHATPQAFAAALASVRPAAPVAWQAHAEMARSEYVLWSDTNPIQIPGELQMGQVMQHLKSTLPANTIFCNGAGNFATWVHRFWPFTTYASQLAPTSGSMGYGLPAGVGAKRLWPEREVVVFAGDGDFLMHGQEFATAVQYRLPIIVVLLDNAMYGTIRMHQEREYPGRISATQLKNPDFKAYAQAFGGHGERVERTEDFAPALARARASGLPSVLHCLIDPEAITPTGTLQGIRSAAMAKQ